In Gemmatimonadota bacterium, the sequence GCAGGCTGAGCAGTTGGGCGTGGTGGGCCAGGCCCTCCACGGGATGCGTGAGCAGGCGCGCCAGCCATCCGGGATACTGCGCCTCGCAGCGCACCAGGTCGCCCACGCCGGCCTCGAAGTACTCGCGGTTGGCGTTGACCGTCCCCACCATCACCTTGTTTCCCAGGACGAACTCGAGGTTGATCCGGTCAGCCGGGACCTCCACCCGGCGGTCGCCGCCGGTGACGCTCGAGAGCACCAGCACCCCGTTCTTCGCGAGCGCCTGCATGCTCTCGAACACGATGGGGGAGAACCCGGTGGCCTCGAAGACCAGGTCGAAGGGGCCGTGCCGCGCCGCCCCATCGAGCACCGGGAGGTCGCGGGTGGAGCAGTACCGCGCCCCGAGCGCCTCGACCAGCTCGGCGTTGAGGTACGGCGCGCGCTCCAGCCCGAACACCGTCACGTCGAGCCCGCGGAGCCGGAGCGCCATCGCGGCCAGCAGGCCGATGGTGCCGGCGCCCATGACCGCGGCCTTCCGGGGGCGCCAGACCCGCAGGCGCCGCTGGATCTCCCAGGCCTGCGCGATGCCCTTCTCCACCACGGTGGTGGGCTCGAGCAACACGCCCCGCTCCCCGAGCGAGGCCGGCAGCTTCACCAGGAACTCGGCGTCGTCCACGTAGTACTCGGCCAGGTAGCCGTGCCGCAGGTTGATGCCGCGCTCAAAGTAGGTGTCGTCGGTGGTCATGTCGCTGGTGCCGATGACGTCGTACAGGCTGTGGCCCGGCCGCCGCACCGTGGCCACGACGAGGTCGCCCGGCGCGCACTCGGTGACCATCGGTCCCACCTCCACGACGCGACCCAGGCTCTCGTGCCCGATCACCAGCACGTCCTCGCCCGGCGGCGCGGCGCCGTACTCCGCGGCATTGATCTCCTTGTCGGTGCCGTCCACCCCGACGCGCAGCACCCGGACCAGCACTCCGCGGCCCCCCGGAACGTCCGCCACCCGGGGGCGCGGCAGGGTCGTCAGGTGGGCGGAGCCGGGGCGGCCCGGGATCACCGCCACCGCCTGCATCGTGGCGACGGCGCTCAAGGAGGTTGCTTCGCGGGGGGCCAGGGTGCCTGTCATGCGATCGCTCGCCGGGGAAGGTATGCGGGGCCGCGCGGTGCGATGGTCGCGGGGCGCGCGAAGGGCTCGGCGTGGCAGTCCTCGCGGGTGAAGTCATCGGCGATCACCCGCACCTGCAGCCAGCGGCCCAGGTCGAGCAGGAGCGCGCGCGCCTGGCGGGCGATGCCCTGACGGCGCGCCGCGGGCT encodes:
- a CDS encoding glucose 1-dehydrogenase, with the translated sequence MQAVAVIPGRPGSAHLTTLPRPRVADVPGGRGVLVRVLRVGVDGTDKEINAAEYGAAPPGEDVLVIGHESLGRVVEVGPMVTECAPGDLVVATVRRPGHSLYDVIGTSDMTTDDTYFERGINLRHGYLAEYYVDDAEFLVKLPASLGERGVLLEPTTVVEKGIAQAWEIQRRLRVWRPRKAAVMGAGTIGLLAAMALRLRGLDVTVFGLERAPYLNAELVEALGARYCSTRDLPVLDGAARHGPFDLVFEATGFSPIVFESMQALAKNGVLVLSSVTGGDRRVEVPADRINLEFVLGNKVMVGTVNANREYFEAGVGDLVRCEAQYPGWLARLLTHPVEGLAHHAQLLSLLTMGQGVIKAFCRVAD